The following proteins come from a genomic window of Diceros bicornis minor isolate mBicDic1 chromosome 4, mDicBic1.mat.cur, whole genome shotgun sequence:
- the LOC131403383 gene encoding olfactory receptor 6N2: MEQHNHSSLAEFLLLGFPKVGHVRGWVFVLLLLAYLFTLCGNMLIILVIRLDAALHTPMYHFVSILSFLELLYTTTTIPKMLTNLLSEKKTISFAGCLLQTYFFHSLGASECYLLTAMAYDRYLAICRPLHYPAIITPTLCVRMAAGCWACGFLCPISEVILICQLPFCGYNEIQHIFCDFPPLLSLACKDTSTNVLVDFAINAFIILITFFFIMVSYGRIIGAVLRIKTSAGRKKAFSTCASHLIVVLIFFGSIIFMYVRLKKSYSVTLDRTLAVVYSLLTPLVNPIIYSLRHKELIKAIKRAIFQKWRES, from the coding sequence ATGGAGCAACACAACCACTCCAGCCTGGCTGAATTTCTGCTCCTTGGCTTCCCCAAAGTGGGGCATGTCAGAGGCTGGGTTTTTGTCCTGCTGCTATTGGCATACCTGTTCACTCTCTGTGGCAACATGCTCATCATCTTAGTCATACGACTGGATGCAGCCCTACACACACCCATGTACCACTTTGTCAGTATTCTCTCCTTCTTGGAGCTGTTGTATACAACCACCACGATCCCCAAGATGCTAACTAATCTTCTCAGTGAGAAGAAGACCATTTCTTTTGCAGGATGCCTCCTTCAGACCTACTTCTTCCACTCCCTAGGGGCCTCTGAATGCTACCTTCTTACAGCCATGGCCTATGATCGATACCTGGCCATCTGCCGGCCCCTCCACTACCCTGCAATTATCACCCCAACACTCTGTGTCAGGATGGCTGCTGGTTGTTGGGCTTGTGGCTTCCTATGTCCCATTTCTGAAGTCATCTTGATCTGCCAGCTCCCCTTCTGTGGCTACAATGAAATCCAACACATCTTCTGCGACTTTCCACCTCTACTGAGCCTTGCCTGCAAAGACACATCCACTAATGTCCTCGTGGACTTTGCCATCAATGCCTTTATCATCCTTATCACTTTCTTCTTTATTATGGTTTCTTATGGAAGAATCATTGGGGCTGTACTGAGGATAAAAACATCAGCAGGAAGAAAGAAGGCTTTTTCTACATGTGCCTCACATCTCATTGTGGTCCTCATTTTCTTTGGGAGCATCATCTTCATGTATGTGCGGCTAAAGAAGAGCTATTCAGTGACCCTTGATCGGACACTTGCTGTAGTCTACTCTCTACTAACACCACTGGTCAACCCAATTATCTACAGTCTTCGTCACAAGGAACTCATTAAGGCCATCAAGAGGGCCATCTTCCAGAAGTGGAGGGAGAGCTAG